From the genome of Pseudomonas sp. PDM14:
AGCCTGTTCAGCGTGAAAGTTGCCGCCGTCAACACCCTGAATGTTCAGGGCAAGACCAAGCGCACTGCTCGCGGTCTGGGCAAGCGTAACGACTGGAAGAAGGCGTACATCGCTCTTCAGCCGGGCCAGGATCTCGATTTCACTACCAGCAGTGCTGAGTAAGGTAGGGGTGCATCATGGCAATCGTTAAATGCAAACCGACTTCCGCAGGCCGCCGTTTCGTGGTCAAGGTGGTCAATCAGGAGCTGCACAAAGGCGCTCCTTATGCTCCGCTGCTCGAGAAGAAGTCGAAGACTGGCGGCCGTAACAACAACGGTCGTATCACCACTCGTCACATCGGTGGTGGTCACAAGCAGCATTACCGTCTGGTCGACTTCCGTCGCAACAAGGATGGCATTCCAGCCATCGTTGAGCGCGTGGA
Proteins encoded in this window:
- the rplW gene encoding 50S ribosomal protein L23, with translation MNQERVFKVLVGPHISEKATVLADGKSQFVFKVATDATKLEIKKAVESLFSVKVAAVNTLNVQGKTKRTARGLGKRNDWKKAYIALQPGQDLDFTTSSAE